The following proteins come from a genomic window of Thermoanaerobaculia bacterium:
- the tgt gene encoding tRNA guanosine(34) transglycosylase Tgt, with the protein MNISRSGFRRVATACGSGARAGILETLHGPVLTPVFMPVGTQATVKAQLPQTLLDSGAQVLLANTYHLLLRPGPEVLRHVGGIHRFMSWPRAVLTDSGGYQVFSLPGARTVSEEGAAFRSYVDHKTVLLSPESSIATQIAIGADIMMAFDHCVASTVDLATARAAADLTARWALRCLQAREAANARGQPLQKAQGQSPQALFGIVQGALFPELRRECAARLAEMPFDGFAIGGLAVGESRAEREDVCALTAERMPEEKPRYLMGVGTPLDLLEAVHRGVDMFDCIIPTQVAQRGGAFTSRGYLQMRRTVHAMADRALDPDCDCPTCPRHSRAYLHHLIKVREPLGWQLLGQHNLHFYHRLMREVRESILADTFADLYRTRRESLGADDLDNPVKRSRVRTLPASAALAASAAALAKGAYAVHMAPAGFASIRHVASGETMHARTPPMDEARSLYLEQSGLAERLRLRDGEDAASAEALVVWDVGLGAAANAMAAIGCYEDAAAGVGIGESGCPGGLRDLRGLQIVSFETDLDPLRLALRHHRHFPYLRHGGPATLLATGHWTSRTHPGLEWRLLAGDFAETMARAPFAPDLVFYDLFSGSTHPAAWTLSTFEGLHAACDGRAVELYTYTASTAARVAMLGAGFWVARGRPTDGRPESTIALTAASVTAAGRRHDLLGAAWLARWGRSQARFPSDVGAGEHAAFAQRILGHPQFR; encoded by the coding sequence ATGAACATCTCCCGGAGTGGTTTCCGCAGGGTCGCGACGGCGTGCGGGTCGGGGGCGCGCGCCGGGATTCTCGAAACCCTGCACGGCCCCGTCCTGACACCGGTCTTCATGCCGGTGGGCACGCAGGCCACGGTGAAGGCGCAGCTGCCGCAGACGCTCCTCGACTCCGGGGCGCAGGTGCTGCTCGCCAACACTTACCACCTGCTGCTGCGTCCCGGCCCGGAGGTCCTGCGCCACGTGGGGGGAATTCACCGGTTCATGAGCTGGCCGCGCGCCGTGCTCACCGACTCCGGCGGTTACCAGGTGTTCTCCCTCCCCGGCGCTCGTACGGTCTCCGAGGAAGGCGCCGCCTTCAGGAGCTACGTCGACCACAAAACGGTCCTCCTCTCCCCGGAGTCGAGCATCGCGACCCAGATCGCGATCGGCGCCGACATCATGATGGCCTTCGACCACTGCGTGGCCTCCACGGTCGACCTCGCCACGGCGCGCGCCGCGGCCGATCTCACGGCGCGCTGGGCGTTGCGCTGCCTCCAAGCGCGGGAGGCTGCCAACGCGCGGGGACAGCCCCTGCAGAAGGCGCAGGGACAGTCCCCTCAGGCCCTCTTCGGCATCGTGCAGGGGGCGCTCTTCCCCGAGCTGCGGCGCGAGTGCGCGGCGCGTCTCGCGGAGATGCCGTTCGACGGTTTCGCGATCGGGGGACTCGCAGTGGGCGAGAGCCGTGCAGAGCGCGAGGATGTCTGCGCCCTCACCGCCGAACGGATGCCAGAGGAGAAGCCGCGCTACCTGATGGGCGTGGGCACACCTCTCGATCTCCTCGAGGCCGTGCACCGCGGGGTCGACATGTTCGACTGCATCATCCCGACGCAGGTGGCGCAGCGCGGCGGAGCCTTCACCTCCCGCGGGTATCTGCAGATGCGCCGGACCGTCCACGCGATGGCCGACCGTGCGCTCGATCCGGACTGCGACTGCCCGACCTGCCCGCGCCATTCGCGCGCCTATCTGCACCATCTGATCAAGGTGCGGGAGCCGCTCGGCTGGCAGCTTCTGGGGCAGCACAATCTCCACTTCTACCACCGGCTGATGCGCGAGGTGCGGGAGAGCATCCTGGCGGACACCTTCGCGGACCTCTACCGCACGAGGCGGGAGTCCCTCGGCGCCGACGACCTCGACAACCCCGTGAAGCGGTCGCGCGTGCGCACACTCCCGGCGTCAGCGGCTCTGGCCGCATCGGCGGCTGCCCTCGCGAAGGGTGCCTACGCCGTGCACATGGCGCCCGCAGGTTTCGCGAGCATTCGCCACGTCGCCTCGGGCGAGACCATGCATGCGCGCACGCCGCCCATGGACGAGGCGCGCTCGCTGTACCTCGAGCAGTCAGGGCTCGCCGAGCGCTTGCGCCTTCGCGACGGCGAGGATGCGGCGTCTGCGGAGGCACTGGTCGTATGGGATGTCGGGCTCGGCGCCGCGGCCAACGCGATGGCGGCGATCGGCTGCTACGAGGACGCCGCCGCGGGTGTCGGTATCGGAGAGTCGGGCTGTCCGGGCGGGCTGCGGGATCTCCGAGGACTCCAGATCGTCAGCTTCGAGACCGACCTCGATCCGCTCCGGCTGGCGCTGCGCCATCACCGCCACTTTCCTTACCTGCGCCACGGCGGTCCGGCCACCCTGCTCGCCACCGGACACTGGACGTCGCGCACTCACCCGGGCCTCGAGTGGCGGCTGCTCGCCGGGGACTTCGCAGAGACGATGGCGCGGGCGCCGTTCGCCCCGGACCTGGTTTTCTACGACCTCTTCTCGGGCTCGACGCATCCTGCGGCCTGGACGCTCTCGACCTTCGAGGGCCTGCACGCCGCCTGCGACGGCAGAGCCGTCGAGCTCTACACCTACACCGCCTCCACGGCGGCACGGGTCGCCATGCTGGGGGCGGGATTCTGGGTGGCCCGCGGACGCCCCACCGATGGCCGGCCCGAGAGCACGATCGCGCTGACGGCCGCCTCCGTGACCGCCGCCGGGCGTCGCCACGATCTGCTGGGCGCCGCGTGGCTCGCGCGCTGGGGTCGCTCGCAGGCGCGCTTCCCGAGCGACGTCGGCGCCGGCGAGCACGCCGCTTTCGCGCAGCGGATCCTCGGTCACCCGCAGTTCCGCTGA
- a CDS encoding HigA family addiction module antidote protein, with the protein MNGKSLQRKPTTPGEILREEFLEPLGLTQQRLAEHLGCDVKVVNRIVNGRSAVTAGVALKLGAALSTSAAFWLNAQTAVDLYAARQRASKLPSSLLKAG; encoded by the coding sequence ATGAACGGAAAGAGCTTGCAGCGCAAGCCGACGACGCCGGGCGAGATCCTGCGCGAGGAGTTTCTGGAGCCGCTCGGACTCACGCAGCAGCGACTCGCGGAGCACCTCGGCTGCGACGTCAAGGTGGTGAACCGGATCGTCAACGGGCGGAGTGCTGTCACGGCAGGAGTGGCTCTGAAGCTGGGCGCCGCGCTCTCGACTTCGGCTGCGTTCTGGCTCAACGCGCAGACGGCCGTGGACCTCTACGCTGCGAGGCAGCGGGCGTCCAAGCTGCCCTCTTCCTTGCTCAAGGCGGGATGA
- a CDS encoding type II toxin-antitoxin system RelE/ParE family toxin, translating to MSIRGFARPAVERFYFEGRAPRGAGWSGVARAVLRKLDMLDYAAVLSDQASPPGNRLEALKGDLGGMHSIRVNDQWRIVFRWTPFGPEQVDVVDYH from the coding sequence ATGTCGATTCGGGGTTTCGCCCGCCCTGCCGTCGAGCGCTTCTACTTCGAGGGGCGCGCTCCTCGGGGCGCCGGGTGGTCCGGAGTCGCCAGAGCTGTTCTGCGAAAGCTGGACATGCTCGACTACGCGGCCGTCCTGAGCGATCAGGCTTCGCCTCCGGGAAATCGGCTGGAGGCGCTCAAGGGGGACCTCGGGGGAATGCACAGCATCCGGGTCAATGATCAATGGCGCATTGTCTTTCGCTGGACGCCTTTCGGACCTGAGCAGGTGGATGTAGTGGACTATCACTGA
- a CDS encoding DUF1569 domain-containing protein: MPGPAVGSIFDASDRERILSRLSALRPDGARLWGKMDPAQMLAHCAVAIELPLADPNRKQRWIGRLFAPLVRAKYLGDVPFPKSSPTDPAFLVGDRRSFEAEKARLLAALAQFVERGPEAATGTVHTFFGRLTGPEWGRLIYKHLDHHLRQFGG, translated from the coding sequence ATGCCCGGACCTGCCGTGGGTTCCATCTTCGACGCCTCCGACCGCGAACGGATCCTCTCTCGACTCTCTGCTCTCCGCCCGGACGGAGCTCGGCTGTGGGGAAAGATGGATCCGGCACAGATGCTGGCGCACTGCGCGGTCGCGATCGAGCTGCCGCTCGCCGACCCGAACCGCAAGCAGCGCTGGATCGGCCGGCTCTTCGCGCCGCTCGTACGTGCCAAGTACCTGGGCGACGTGCCGTTTCCGAAGTCCTCGCCCACGGATCCGGCCTTCCTCGTCGGCGACCGGCGGAGCTTCGAGGCCGAGAAGGCGAGACTTCTAGCCGCGCTGGCGCAGTTCGTCGAGCGCGGACCCGAGGCTGCGACCGGAACGGTCCACACCTTCTTCGGCCGGCTGACCGGACCGGAGTGGGGGCGCCTGATCTACAAGCACCTCGACCACCACCTTCGCCAGTTCGGCGGCTGA
- the uvrA gene encoding excinuclease ABC subunit UvrA — protein sequence MDAIVVRGAREHNLKNLHLEIPRNRLVVVTGVSGSGKSSLAFDTLFAEGQRRYVESLSAYARQFLPQVEKPDVDAIDGLSPAISIEQKSVSRNPRSTVGTVTEIHDYLRLLYASIGIPHCPTCGQEIRPQTVQQMVDRLSALPEGTKLLLYAPYVRGKKGEYKKQLMEMARQGFLRARIDGQTFDLSKEIPALDKQKKHAIDILIDRLVVKPGLDKRLADSLETALKVGSGLVVAAPEGLPEETLSQNFSCSTCGTSLSEITPRLFSFNSPYGACPTCSGLGTLMGVDPEKVVTDPERSIDAGALSLFQPGSKSWRLRMIETLAKAMGFSLRTPWNRLSAKARAVILQGSGEQELQFEFKGKKSSYKWEGKYEGVVPMLERRYRESDSQVVRGEIEKYMSVHLCPDCKGRRLRPEALAITVAGRAVDELTTMPVSELRRLVPTLELSDRERTIAAKVLQEVGDRLGFLDDVGVGYLTLDRSSATLSGGESQRIRLATQIGSKLMGVLYVLDEPSIGLHQRDNDRLITTLKGMRDLGNTVLVVEHDEDTILAADWVLDLGPGAGIHGGELVASGTPEQVALAPQSLTGKYLRGELAVAIPQQRRAGNGRKLVIEGARHNNLRGLDVEFPLGAFTVVTGVSGSGKSSLVNDILHRALARHFYEASELPGKHDRLTGVEHLDKVIAIDQSPIGRTPRSNPATYTNVFGQIRNLMAMTPEARARGYKAGRFSFNVAGGRCEACGGDGQIKIEMHFLPDIYVKCEVCDGKRYDRETLAVRYKGLNIAEILELTIEQAYDVFRNIPAVERILATLAEVGLGYLHLGQSATTLSGGEAQRVKLATELCKRSTGKTLYLLDEPTTGLHFDDVRKLLQLLHRLVDLGNTVIVVEHNLDVIKTADWLVDLGPDGGSGGGQLVAAGTPEKVAKAKASYTGQYLARSLAARPAAVPAS from the coding sequence ATGGATGCCATCGTCGTACGCGGCGCGCGCGAGCACAATCTCAAGAATCTGCATCTCGAGATCCCCCGGAACCGGCTGGTGGTCGTGACCGGCGTTTCGGGCTCGGGGAAGTCGTCCCTGGCTTTCGACACTCTCTTCGCCGAGGGGCAGCGGCGCTATGTCGAGTCGCTTTCGGCCTATGCCCGTCAGTTCCTGCCGCAGGTCGAGAAGCCGGATGTCGACGCCATCGATGGGCTGTCGCCGGCGATCTCGATCGAGCAGAAGTCGGTGTCACGCAATCCCCGTTCGACCGTGGGGACGGTTACCGAGATCCACGACTACCTGCGCCTCCTCTACGCCTCGATCGGCATCCCGCACTGCCCGACCTGCGGCCAGGAGATCCGGCCGCAGACGGTGCAGCAGATGGTCGATCGGCTGTCCGCGCTGCCCGAGGGCACGAAGCTCCTGCTCTACGCGCCTTACGTGCGCGGCAAGAAGGGCGAGTACAAGAAGCAGCTCATGGAGATGGCGCGCCAGGGGTTCCTGCGCGCCCGTATCGACGGCCAGACCTTCGATCTCTCGAAGGAGATCCCGGCGCTCGACAAGCAGAAAAAGCACGCGATCGACATCCTCATCGACCGGCTGGTGGTGAAGCCCGGCCTCGACAAGCGTCTGGCCGACTCGCTCGAGACGGCGCTCAAGGTGGGGAGCGGCCTCGTCGTCGCGGCGCCCGAGGGCCTTCCGGAAGAGACCCTGTCGCAGAACTTCTCCTGCTCGACCTGCGGCACCAGCCTTTCGGAGATCACGCCGCGCCTATTCTCGTTCAACAGCCCCTACGGCGCCTGCCCGACCTGTTCCGGCCTCGGCACGCTCATGGGGGTCGATCCGGAGAAGGTGGTGACCGACCCCGAGCGCTCGATCGACGCCGGCGCTCTGTCGCTCTTTCAGCCGGGTTCGAAGTCCTGGCGGCTGCGCATGATCGAAACCCTCGCCAAGGCGATGGGCTTCTCGCTGCGCACGCCGTGGAACCGCTTGTCGGCGAAGGCCAGGGCGGTCATCCTCCAGGGCAGCGGCGAGCAGGAGCTCCAGTTCGAGTTCAAGGGCAAGAAGTCGAGCTACAAGTGGGAGGGCAAGTACGAGGGCGTCGTGCCGATGCTCGAACGGCGCTATCGCGAGTCCGACTCCCAGGTGGTGCGCGGCGAGATCGAGAAGTACATGTCGGTCCATCTCTGCCCCGACTGCAAGGGCCGGCGCCTGCGCCCCGAGGCGCTGGCGATCACCGTCGCCGGCCGCGCGGTCGACGAGCTCACGACGATGCCGGTGTCGGAGCTCCGCCGGCTGGTGCCGACGCTCGAGCTCTCCGACCGCGAGCGCACGATCGCCGCCAAGGTCCTGCAGGAGGTAGGTGACCGGCTCGGCTTCCTCGACGACGTCGGCGTCGGCTATCTGACGCTCGACCGCTCCTCGGCGACGCTCTCGGGCGGCGAGAGCCAGCGCATCCGCCTCGCGACGCAGATCGGCTCGAAGCTGATGGGCGTGCTCTACGTCCTCGACGAGCCGTCGATCGGCCTCCATCAGCGCGACAACGACCGCCTCATCACGACCCTCAAAGGGATGCGCGACCTCGGCAACACCGTGCTGGTGGTCGAGCACGACGAGGACACCATCCTCGCCGCCGACTGGGTGCTCGATCTCGGGCCCGGGGCGGGGATTCACGGCGGGGAGCTCGTCGCCTCGGGGACGCCCGAGCAGGTCGCCCTCGCACCGCAGTCGCTCACCGGCAAGTACCTGCGTGGCGAGCTCGCGGTGGCGATCCCGCAGCAGCGCCGCGCCGGCAACGGCAGGAAGCTGGTCATCGAAGGGGCGCGGCACAACAACCTGCGCGGCCTCGACGTCGAGTTTCCGCTCGGCGCCTTCACGGTGGTCACGGGCGTCTCCGGCTCCGGCAAGAGCAGCCTGGTGAACGACATCCTGCACCGCGCCCTGGCACGGCATTTCTACGAAGCCTCGGAGCTCCCGGGCAAGCACGACCGTCTGACCGGGGTCGAGCATCTCGACAAGGTGATCGCCATCGACCAGAGTCCGATCGGCCGCACGCCGCGCTCGAATCCGGCGACCTATACCAACGTCTTCGGCCAGATCCGCAATCTCATGGCGATGACCCCGGAGGCGCGGGCGCGCGGCTACAAGGCCGGGCGCTTCAGCTTCAACGTCGCCGGCGGACGCTGCGAGGCCTGCGGCGGCGACGGCCAGATCAAGATCGAGATGCACTTCCTGCCGGACATCTACGTCAAGTGCGAGGTCTGCGACGGCAAGCGCTACGACCGCGAGACGCTGGCGGTGCGCTACAAGGGGCTGAACATCGCCGAGATCCTCGAGCTCACGATCGAGCAGGCCTACGACGTCTTCCGCAACATTCCGGCGGTCGAGAGGATCCTCGCGACGCTCGCCGAGGTCGGCCTCGGCTACCTGCACCTCGGACAGTCGGCGACCACGCTCTCCGGCGGCGAGGCGCAGCGCGTCAAGCTCGCCACCGAGCTCTGCAAGCGCTCGACGGGGAAGACCCTCTACCTTCTCGACGAGCCGACCACGGGCCTCCACTTCGACGACGTGAGGAAGCTTCTGCAGTTGCTGCACCGGCTGGTCGATCTCGGCAACACCGTGATCGTCGTCGAGCACAACCTCGACGTCATCAAGACCGCCGACTGGCTGGTCGACCTCGGCCCCGACGGCGGCTCGGGCGGCGGCCAGTTGGTCGCCGCCGGCACGCCGGAGAAAGTCGCGAAGGCCAAGGCGAGCTACACCGGCCAGTACCTCGCCCGCTCTCTCGCCGCGCGGCCGGCGGCGGTTCCTGCAAGCTGA
- a CDS encoding protein kinase, whose product MLGKTVGRFRVLSLLGRGGMGEVYVAYDETLDRRVALKSIVAGRRLQPSAQARFRREARLLSRLDHPNICRIYDYVEMETHDFLVLELVSGRRLDDAIQAGLGRDQELRIAGQIAAALVAAHAEGIVHRDLKPGNVMLSDAGEVKVLDFGLAWTTGERAAPRPIAPPSTATSETELPPTEAGFVGAEGLAYEEPPPGVTAAPGASPLAWAAAGPSSADDGVHTQHGVILGTPAYMSPEQARGEPATTASDMYSFGLLAQFLFTGRSPQPEGLDSTELVRRALRAESLPPIGIPKDLTALVVQLKAAAPAARPTAVEVATRLGWIRDAPKRRWRRLAAAGGLLLAVLVGVKYTLDLRAERSLAIAAQEEAERRRGQAEDLIQFMLGDLRERLESVGRLDALDGVAAKALDYFASVEAGQLNDADLFRRSRALTQIGEVRIAQGDLAAARQQLSAAHASASDLVARQPRNGDWLMGLGAIEFWLGNVDWLQGDLAAAEERFRAYLAVADRLVAIDGAKPEWRMEQAYAHSNLGTVQNARGNVDAALEQFRLTVDVERALVAADPAEPRWQKELANGLSWLGEVLYGRGELEESRTFYEEARAAFQRLVELSPADTGNRFLLGLQRRKLGTTLESLGRSEAAIEEYIQSLAIHRQLAELDPANADWRREVALCHMRLGVILRDTDAAKAMPHLTQAVEILDALFQSDTTNSERRLDFACARMELAHGLLAAGETAGAVAEAQGALNALGPVPGDADDRPRRVLEGEVRLMLGDALSATGHRTEARAAWAEAESVLKPLADGSKDPRVLAPLAQALVGLGHRAEAQAVIDRLRAGGYRRAPFENPLR is encoded by the coding sequence TTGCTGGGGAAGACAGTCGGGCGCTTTCGCGTGCTATCGCTCCTCGGCCGGGGGGGCATGGGCGAGGTCTACGTCGCCTATGACGAGACGCTCGACCGCCGAGTCGCGCTCAAGTCGATCGTCGCCGGCCGGCGCCTGCAGCCCTCGGCGCAGGCGCGCTTCCGGCGCGAGGCGCGTCTGCTCTCGCGGCTCGACCACCCCAACATCTGCCGGATCTACGACTACGTCGAGATGGAGACCCACGATTTTCTGGTGCTCGAGCTCGTCTCCGGTCGCCGCCTCGACGACGCGATCCAGGCCGGGCTGGGCCGCGACCAGGAGCTGCGCATCGCCGGACAGATTGCCGCAGCGCTCGTCGCCGCGCACGCCGAGGGGATCGTTCATCGCGACTTGAAACCCGGAAACGTCATGCTGTCCGACGCCGGCGAGGTCAAGGTCCTCGACTTCGGGCTGGCATGGACGACGGGAGAGAGAGCCGCCCCGCGGCCGATCGCACCGCCTTCGACCGCGACGTCGGAGACGGAGCTGCCGCCTACCGAAGCGGGTTTCGTCGGCGCCGAAGGGCTCGCATACGAGGAACCGCCGCCCGGAGTGACCGCGGCGCCGGGGGCCTCCCCGCTCGCCTGGGCAGCGGCAGGGCCGTCGTCCGCGGACGACGGTGTCCACACCCAGCACGGCGTGATCCTGGGCACGCCCGCCTACATGAGCCCCGAGCAGGCGCGCGGCGAACCCGCCACCACCGCGAGCGACATGTATTCGTTCGGCTTGCTGGCTCAGTTCCTCTTCACCGGTCGCTCGCCCCAGCCCGAAGGACTCGACTCGACGGAACTGGTGCGGCGCGCGCTGCGCGCCGAAAGCCTGCCCCCAATCGGGATTCCCAAAGACCTGACGGCGCTCGTCGTGCAGCTCAAGGCGGCCGCCCCGGCCGCTCGCCCGACGGCAGTCGAGGTCGCGACCCGCCTGGGTTGGATTCGGGACGCGCCCAAGCGCCGATGGCGCCGGCTGGCCGCCGCCGGCGGTCTCCTCCTCGCCGTCCTCGTGGGAGTCAAGTACACGCTCGACCTGCGCGCCGAGCGCAGCCTCGCGATCGCGGCGCAAGAGGAGGCCGAGCGCCGCCGCGGCCAGGCCGAAGACCTCATCCAGTTCATGCTCGGAGACCTGCGCGAACGACTCGAGTCGGTGGGCCGCCTCGACGCGCTCGACGGAGTCGCCGCCAAGGCGCTCGACTACTTCGCTTCGGTCGAAGCCGGGCAGCTCAACGACGCGGACCTCTTCCGCCGTTCGCGCGCCCTGACACAGATCGGCGAGGTTCGCATCGCCCAGGGGGATCTGGCCGCCGCCAGGCAGCAATTGAGCGCCGCGCACGCCTCGGCCTCCGACCTGGTCGCGAGACAGCCCAGGAACGGCGACTGGCTGATGGGCCTGGGCGCCATCGAGTTCTGGCTCGGCAACGTCGACTGGCTGCAGGGGGACCTGGCGGCGGCCGAGGAGCGCTTCCGCGCCTACCTTGCGGTCGCCGATCGGCTGGTGGCGATCGACGGCGCCAAGCCCGAGTGGCGCATGGAGCAGGCCTACGCTCACAGCAATCTGGGCACGGTCCAGAACGCGCGCGGCAACGTCGACGCCGCGCTCGAGCAGTTCCGGCTCACTGTCGACGTCGAGCGCGCGCTGGTGGCGGCCGACCCGGCGGAGCCGCGCTGGCAGAAGGAGCTGGCCAACGGTCTCTCGTGGCTCGGCGAGGTCCTCTACGGGCGTGGCGAGCTCGAGGAGTCGCGGACCTTCTACGAGGAGGCGCGCGCCGCGTTCCAGCGGCTCGTCGAGCTCTCGCCCGCCGATACCGGCAACCGTTTCCTTCTCGGCCTCCAGCGCCGCAAGCTGGGTACGACGCTGGAGAGCCTCGGACGGTCGGAAGCAGCGATCGAGGAGTACATCCAGAGCCTGGCCATCCACCGCCAGCTCGCGGAGCTCGATCCCGCGAACGCCGACTGGCGGCGCGAGGTCGCGCTCTGTCACATGCGCCTGGGAGTGATCCTGAGGGATACCGACGCGGCCAAGGCTATGCCGCACCTCACCCAGGCGGTCGAAATTCTCGACGCCCTCTTCCAGAGTGACACGACCAACAGCGAGCGCCGGCTCGATTTCGCCTGCGCCCGCATGGAGCTGGCGCACGGCCTGCTCGCTGCGGGTGAGACCGCGGGCGCTGTCGCAGAGGCGCAGGGTGCCCTGAATGCGCTGGGACCGGTGCCCGGGGACGCCGACGACCGCCCGAGGCGGGTGCTCGAAGGCGAGGTCCGTCTGATGCTCGGCGACGCGCTGAGCGCGACCGGGCATCGAACCGAAGCCCGCGCCGCCTGGGCGGAGGCGGAGTCGGTATTGAAGCCCCTCGCCGACGGCAGCAAGGACCCGCGGGTGCTGGCGCCGCTCGCGCAAGCCCTCGTCGGCCTGGGCCACCGCGCGGAGGCCCAGGCCGTCATCGATCGACTGCGCGCCGGCGGCTACCGCCGTGCGCCTTTCGAGAATCCGCTGCGCTAG
- the smpB gene encoding SsrA-binding protein SmpB — protein sequence MNETTPQVRLLAGNRRAAFDYFIHERLEAGIALTGTEVKSARTGKIQLSDAFVDFQNGEAFLVGAHISPYSHGNRENHLPDRSRKLLLSRREIDKLAGRVVTKGYSVVPLQVYLRGSRIKVEIGLVQGKKLYDKRETKRTQELDREAAAAMDRATRGRGDRW from the coding sequence ATGAACGAAACCACCCCGCAGGTACGCCTCCTGGCCGGCAACCGCCGCGCCGCTTTCGACTACTTCATCCACGAACGGCTGGAGGCGGGCATCGCGCTCACCGGCACCGAGGTGAAATCGGCGCGCACCGGCAAGATCCAGCTCTCCGACGCCTTCGTCGACTTCCAGAACGGCGAGGCCTTCCTGGTCGGCGCCCACATCAGCCCCTACTCGCACGGCAACCGCGAGAACCATCTCCCGGACCGTTCGCGCAAGCTCCTGCTGTCGCGGCGCGAGATCGACAAGCTCGCCGGCCGCGTGGTCACCAAGGGCTACAGCGTCGTGCCGCTCCAGGTCTACCTGCGCGGCAGCCGCATCAAGGTCGAGATCGGCCTCGTCCAGGGCAAGAAGCTCTACGACAAACGCGAGACCAAGCGCACCCAGGAGCTCGACCGCGAAGCCGCCGCCGCCATGGACCGCGCCACCCGCGGCCGCGGCGACCGCTGGTAA
- a CDS encoding DUF4390 domain-containing protein: MFAWSRFLVLGLLLAVTGGPGEPAIEDLRVTVDGGQVLVGFHLANGLDAETRERIASGLPTSFIYELELKRDRKHWWDRGLDSTVLEVVAMYNAVTREYLVNTKQGGRLIESRTVRDEEELERAMTHFESFPAFALEADADGSRFLVRVRVDLGPGAVLGFIPYQRSTEWVESNKVRLHAPEP; this comes from the coding sequence ATGTTCGCGTGGTCGCGCTTCCTCGTCTTGGGCCTGCTCCTCGCCGTGACCGGCGGGCCCGGCGAGCCCGCGATCGAGGACCTCCGGGTGACCGTCGACGGCGGCCAGGTGCTCGTCGGCTTCCACCTCGCCAACGGCCTCGACGCCGAAACCAGGGAACGGATCGCCTCCGGCCTGCCGACGAGCTTCATCTACGAGCTCGAGTTGAAGCGCGATCGCAAGCACTGGTGGGACAGGGGTCTCGATTCGACGGTGCTCGAGGTGGTCGCCATGTACAACGCCGTCACCCGCGAGTACCTGGTCAACACCAAGCAGGGCGGCCGGCTCATCGAGAGCCGCACGGTGCGCGACGAGGAGGAGCTCGAGCGCGCCATGACCCACTTCGAGAGCTTCCCCGCCTTCGCCCTCGAGGCCGACGCGGACGGCTCGCGTTTCCTCGTCCGCGTGCGCGTCGACCTCGGACCCGGCGCCGTGCTGGGGTTCATCCCCTACCAGCGCTCCACCGAATGGGTCGAGTCCAACAAGGTCCGGTTGCACGCGCCGGAGCCCTGA